In one window of Mytilus galloprovincialis chromosome 6, xbMytGall1.hap1.1, whole genome shotgun sequence DNA:
- the LOC143080739 gene encoding alpha-protein kinase 1-like yields MGNNYSDGMNSTYHSISSDEREIHRWSSFEYYPFKCGRRRIVYKGISFQSKRIDEIEEPTDGNFHGKGTKTKSKRVKTTDNIDNSYWSKRKCVVKTASKDDIMMNDKSNTDSQWFRKMFITGNDNISLFRKELNMDTEKKLGIAFAKSYLAEIDNMSSVWNPICYYCCRYKGRLSMDDIVLIEDRIEGPFRHFIFVDGTCEDDCPAILNAFLHFTYHQSEGKLVMCDFQGAEEKSNILHLTVPTVHSIERSFGPKDQGEEGIKEVLSNHKCNELCHKDWLKP; encoded by the coding sequence ATGGGCAATAATTACTCAGACGGCATGAATTCTACATACCATTCAATATCTTCCGATGAAAGGGAAATACATCGGTGGTCTAGTTTCGAATATTATCCTTTCAAGTGCGGAAGACGTAGAATTGTGTATAAAGGTATCTCATTCCAGTCAAAACGTATTGACGAGATCGAAGAACCAACAGATGGAAATTTCCATGGCAAAGGTACTAAAACTAAGAGTAAGAGGGTGAAAACCACCGACAATATTGACAATTCATACTGGTCAAAGCGAAAATGCGTCGTGAAAACGGCAAGTAAGGACGACATTATGATGAACGACAAAAGCAATACGGATTCGCAGTGGTTTAGAAAAATGTTTATCACAGGGAACGACAATATCAGTTTGTTTCGGAAAGAACTAAATATGGACACAGAAAAGAAACTAGGAATTGCTTTTGCTAAATCTTATTTGGCGGAGATAGACAACATGTCATCAGTATGGAACCCAATTTGTTACTATTGTTGTAGATATAAAGGTAGACTTAGCATGGATGACATTGTTTTAATAGAGGACAGAATAGAAGGACCATTCAGGCATTTTATATTCGTCGACGGGACTTGCGAAGATGACTGTCCTGCTATTTTGAACGCGTTTCTCCATTTCACATACCACCAGAGTGAAGGAAAATTGGTTATGTGCGACTTTCAAGGAGCTGAGGAGAAAAGCAATATCCTTCATCTTACCGTGCCAACAGTTCATTCAATTGAGAGGTCATTTGGACCAAAAGACCAAGGCGAAGAAGGTATTAAAGAAGTTCTATCGAACCATAAATGTAACGAGTTATGTCATAAGGACTGGTTGAAACcgtag